The following are from one region of the Candidatus Hydrogenedentota bacterium genome:
- the metF gene encoding methylenetetrahydrofolate reductase [NAD(P)H]: MHIQDILATNSTTFSFEFFPPKTEQGADELFTNIAEFEALQPSFVSVTYGAGGSTRELTHDLVVRIHGSTSLDPIPHLTCVCHSEGEIREIVARYAQEGVSNILALGGDPPRGMENYDRSRDAFRHAADLVRFIRAFNDSGAHADKRGFGIGVAGFPEGHPTTPNRLLEMDHLKAKVDAGANYIVTQLFFDNRDFYDFRERCELAGINVPIIAGIMPVTSVSGLKRMAELAAGARFPAPLLRSLRRAGDSADAVKRVGVHWATEQCRDLLDHGVRGIHFYTLNKSDATKHIYLSLGLRSDG, translated from the coding sequence ATGCACATTCAAGACATACTCGCCACAAATTCCACAACCTTCTCGTTCGAGTTCTTTCCTCCCAAGACCGAACAGGGCGCGGACGAACTGTTCACGAACATTGCGGAGTTCGAGGCGCTGCAACCGTCGTTCGTGTCCGTCACCTACGGCGCGGGCGGGTCGACGCGCGAGTTGACGCACGATCTTGTCGTGCGCATTCACGGCTCGACGTCGCTCGATCCGATTCCGCACCTCACCTGCGTATGCCACAGCGAAGGCGAGATTCGCGAAATCGTCGCGCGCTATGCACAGGAGGGCGTGAGCAACATCCTCGCGCTGGGCGGCGATCCGCCGCGCGGGATGGAAAACTACGATCGTTCTCGGGACGCGTTTCGCCACGCCGCGGACCTCGTGCGGTTCATTCGCGCGTTCAACGATTCCGGCGCGCATGCGGACAAGCGCGGGTTCGGAATCGGCGTCGCGGGATTCCCCGAAGGCCACCCCACAACGCCGAACCGCCTGCTCGAAATGGACCACCTCAAAGCGAAAGTGGATGCCGGGGCGAATTACATCGTCACACAGCTCTTCTTCGACAACCGCGACTTCTACGACTTTCGCGAGCGCTGCGAGTTGGCCGGTATCAACGTGCCGATCATTGCCGGAATCATGCCGGTCACGTCCGTGAGCGGGCTCAAACGCATGGCGGAACTCGCCGCTGGCGCGCGGTTCCCGGCGCCGCTACTGCGCTCCCTGCGGCGCGCCGGCGACAGCGCGGACGCCGTCAAGCGCGTCGGCGTTCATTGGGCGACAGAACAATGCCGCGACCTGCTCGATCACGGCGTACGCGGCATACATTTCTACACGCTGAACAAGTCGGACGCAACGAAACATATCTATCTCAGCCTCGGCCTGCGCAGCGACGGCTAA
- a CDS encoding phosphoenolpyruvate hydrolase family protein produces the protein MLRNTRVEILRKLHNIVGAGVPVIGAGAGTGISAKFEEEGGADLIVIYNSGRYRMAGRGSLAGLMPYGDANAIVMDMAGEVLTIVKHTPVLAGVCGTDPFRQMGHFLRAVKDIGFAGVQNFPTVGLIDGVFRQNLEETGMSYDLEVKMIATAHQLDLLTTPYCFGPRDAEKMAEAGADIVVAHMGLTTKGSIGANTALTLDDSVRRVQDIADAAHGVKSSVLVLCHGGPIASPEDAAYVLKRTKGVHGFYGASSMERLPVETAIRDHVRQFKGIRLG, from the coding sequence ATGCTACGCAACACGCGGGTGGAGATACTCAGAAAACTGCACAACATTGTCGGCGCGGGCGTGCCGGTCATCGGCGCAGGGGCGGGCACCGGCATCAGTGCAAAGTTCGAGGAAGAAGGCGGCGCGGACCTTATCGTCATTTACAATTCCGGCCGGTACCGCATGGCCGGCCGCGGCTCGCTCGCCGGTCTAATGCCCTACGGCGACGCGAATGCAATCGTGATGGACATGGCCGGCGAAGTACTGACCATCGTGAAACACACGCCCGTGCTCGCGGGCGTGTGCGGCACGGACCCGTTTCGACAAATGGGACACTTCCTGCGCGCCGTAAAAGACATCGGATTTGCGGGTGTGCAGAACTTTCCGACGGTCGGCCTCATTGACGGCGTGTTCCGCCAGAACCTCGAAGAGACCGGGATGAGCTACGACCTCGAAGTGAAGATGATCGCCACCGCGCACCAACTCGATCTGCTCACAACGCCGTATTGCTTCGGTCCGCGAGACGCCGAGAAAATGGCCGAGGCCGGCGCCGACATCGTGGTCGCGCACATGGGCCTGACGACGAAAGGCTCCATCGGCGCGAATACGGCACTGACGCTCGACGACTCGGTACGGCGTGTACAGGACATCGCGGACGCCGCGCACGGGGTTAAGTCGTCCGTGCTTGTACTGTGCCACGGAGGACCAATTGCCTCACCCGAAGACGCCGCCTACGTATTGAAGCGTACAAAAGGCGTCCACGGATTCTACGGCGCGTCCAGCATGGAACGCCTCCCTGTCGAGACGGCGATTCGGGACCATGTGCGGCAGTTTAAGGGTATCCGGTTGGGTTAG
- a CDS encoding GNAT family N-acetyltransferase — MKVTIKPVESRDELRRALDLMSAAHIVNGDLATKHWLEECSWRYPAFRPEHTRVAVRKGEVLGALHLTTDTVRIGEARLKMGGLGWVATSERHRKRGIGRKLIEETMAYMREHGYHVSMLFGIPNFYHRFGYVSALVDYTILMDTSEARTFENPFKAHLATPGEIPLIQKMHSANDSNSVCSMVRTAAHLHNKWGRWNKWRLLKDDQGKAVAYLYAIVERGMLYVTEAGVSEPGVCAAVVREAARIAHAEEIAHIRFCVPPAHPLARFLSQFNSTHEARIDHDAGGMMAFINVAETLESMVPEWDSLLSKSVARELRTEFTLVLAKSAYRVRANRGAIDVSTTPGACKIGLKNGDLMHLVTGYRHPGDVLDERRCIMTADARTLFHTIFPKRNPYVWRFDRF, encoded by the coding sequence ATGAAAGTAACCATCAAACCGGTCGAATCCCGCGACGAATTGCGCAGAGCGCTGGATCTGATGTCCGCGGCGCACATTGTCAACGGGGACCTCGCGACGAAACATTGGCTCGAGGAATGTTCGTGGCGGTATCCCGCGTTCCGGCCGGAGCACACGCGCGTGGCGGTCCGCAAGGGCGAAGTGCTCGGCGCGCTACACCTCACGACGGATACGGTGCGCATCGGCGAAGCGCGCTTGAAGATGGGCGGACTTGGCTGGGTCGCAACGTCCGAGCGCCACCGCAAGCGCGGCATCGGCCGCAAGCTGATTGAAGAGACGATGGCGTACATGCGGGAGCACGGGTACCACGTCTCGATGCTGTTTGGCATTCCGAACTTCTATCACCGGTTTGGCTACGTCTCCGCGCTGGTGGATTACACGATACTCATGGACACGTCCGAGGCGCGCACCTTCGAGAACCCGTTCAAGGCGCACCTCGCCACGCCGGGCGAGATCCCGCTGATTCAGAAGATGCACAGCGCGAACGACTCGAATTCGGTTTGTTCGATGGTCCGTACCGCGGCACACCTGCACAACAAATGGGGCCGATGGAACAAGTGGCGTTTGTTGAAGGACGATCAGGGAAAGGCCGTCGCGTATTTGTACGCGATCGTCGAACGCGGCATGTTGTATGTGACGGAGGCCGGTGTCAGCGAACCGGGAGTCTGCGCGGCGGTGGTACGCGAAGCGGCGCGCATCGCGCACGCGGAGGAAATCGCGCACATTCGGTTTTGCGTTCCGCCGGCGCACCCGCTCGCGAGGTTCCTCTCGCAATTCAATTCGACTCACGAGGCGCGCATCGATCACGACGCCGGCGGCATGATGGCGTTCATCAATGTAGCCGAAACATTGGAATCGATGGTCCCGGAATGGGACAGTCTGCTTTCGAAGAGCGTTGCGCGCGAATTGCGGACCGAGTTCACGCTGGTTCTAGCCAAATCGGCATACCGCGTGCGCGCGAACCGTGGCGCGATCGACGTGTCCACCACGCCGGGCGCGTGCAAGATTGGCCTCAAGAACGGCGACCTGATGCACCTTGTCACGGGATATCGCCACCCGGGCGACGTCCTTGACGAACGACGGTGCATCATGACAGCCGACGCGCGGACCCTTTTCCACACAATCTTCCCCAAGCGCAACCCGTACGTCTGGCGGTTTGACCGATTCTGA
- a CDS encoding methylated-DNA--[protein]-cysteine S-methyltransferase — protein sequence MDVPASIRYDHARGPIYGWFSAKGLYRLMLPHTNGGAERRSVLHSAANDARVWELNAALERYFAGMNESFAGVPLDFDAATAFQREVWEAARRVTWGTSATYGDLALRLDKPKSAARAVGHALGQNPIAILVPCHRFIGADGSLHGFAAGLEWKRELLRLEGVLLY from the coding sequence ATGGACGTTCCGGCAAGCATCCGATATGACCATGCGCGTGGACCCATCTACGGTTGGTTCAGCGCGAAGGGCCTGTACCGTCTCATGCTGCCACACACGAACGGCGGCGCGGAACGGCGCAGCGTGCTGCACTCCGCGGCGAACGACGCGCGCGTGTGGGAACTGAACGCCGCCCTCGAGCGCTACTTCGCGGGCATGAACGAATCCTTCGCGGGTGTGCCGCTGGACTTCGACGCCGCCACCGCGTTCCAGCGCGAAGTATGGGAAGCGGCGCGCCGAGTCACATGGGGTACGTCGGCCACCTACGGCGATCTCGCGCTGCGCCTCGACAAACCGAAGTCCGCGGCGCGCGCAGTCGGCCACGCCCTCGGGCAAAACCCAATCGCTATCCTCGTCCCCTGCCATCGATTCATCGGCGCGGACGGATCGTTGCACGGGTTTGCGGCGGGGCTGGAGTGGAAGCGCGAACTGCTGCGGCTCGAAGGCGTATTGCTCTACTGA
- a CDS encoding alpha/beta hydrolase, with translation MTFRAYSMCVLLAAFAFGCATHPPLPKAAPETAKLPSETKPRPDYHNLPYGPHERNVLDLWQAKTKAPAPVLIFLHGGGFVGGDKWTLHNDLLQQCLGAGISVCTANYRYSTQEPFPGPMLDGARVVQFLRAYSRQLHIDPERVALSGSSAGAGMSLWIAFHDDMAAPDSDDFVLRQSTRVSAACVYGAQSSYDPRWVRDVVGGRAYEHPALPTFYGLKLEELDTPRAYALYEQAAAINHLTKDDPPVMMFYSEPKQPLKPGPNTGLRVYYDGFGKQADGLDKPGWGIHHIKFGYALKEQMDSLGIECVVRHADDYQGQPQGESPTYLELVAFLKKQFDLE, from the coding sequence ATGACGTTTCGTGCGTATTCCATGTGTGTGCTGCTTGCCGCGTTCGCGTTCGGCTGCGCGACCCATCCGCCACTTCCAAAGGCCGCGCCCGAAACGGCAAAACTCCCCTCGGAAACCAAACCGCGCCCCGACTACCACAATCTGCCCTACGGCCCGCACGAGCGCAACGTACTAGACCTCTGGCAGGCGAAAACAAAAGCGCCCGCGCCCGTGCTGATCTTTCTGCACGGCGGCGGCTTCGTCGGAGGCGACAAGTGGACCTTGCACAACGACCTCCTGCAGCAGTGTCTCGGCGCCGGCATTTCGGTGTGTACCGCGAACTACCGCTACTCCACGCAGGAGCCGTTCCCCGGCCCTATGCTCGACGGCGCGCGCGTCGTGCAATTCCTGCGCGCGTACTCGCGCCAACTTCACATCGACCCCGAGCGTGTCGCGCTCAGCGGCAGTTCCGCCGGCGCAGGCATGTCGCTGTGGATCGCGTTTCACGACGACATGGCCGCTCCGGACAGCGACGACTTCGTCCTGCGCCAATCCACGCGCGTGTCCGCCGCGTGCGTATACGGCGCGCAGAGTTCCTACGATCCGCGCTGGGTGCGCGACGTGGTCGGGGGCCGCGCCTACGAACATCCCGCGTTGCCGACGTTCTACGGATTGAAATTGGAGGAACTCGACACGCCGCGAGCGTACGCGCTATACGAGCAGGCCGCTGCAATCAACCATTTGACCAAAGACGACCCCCCGGTAATGATGTTCTACTCCGAGCCCAAGCAACCCTTGAAGCCCGGACCCAACACGGGATTGCGCGTCTATTACGACGGGTTCGGTAAACAGGCCGATGGCCTCGACAAACCGGGGTGGGGAATCCACCACATCAAGTTCGGCTACGCGCTCAAAGAGCAGATGGATTCGCTCGGCATCGAGTGCGTTGTCCGCCACGCGGACGATTATCAGGGGCAACCCCAGGGCGAGTCGCCAACGTATCTCGAACTCGTCGCGTTTTTGAAGAAACAATTCGATCTCGAGTGA
- a CDS encoding heavy metal translocating P-type ATPase has translation MMDCCSNTPARPSMEPPQPAIDPVCGMSVDRKTARGHSDHAGVEYYFCSVGCKTKFDANPEQYVSKSPRVDHSVKVVDPVCGMSVNPEKAKYSHEHLGQTHYFCSESCKTKFAANPNGYLFSVPHAPAAAKTDGSDRRVYICPMDPEVRQIGPGSCPKCGMALEPEEISAEEPPNPELDDMRRRFWICAVLTLPLFFLSMGEMIPGSPLTAIPARVMGWIQCVLAAPVVLWGGFPFFQRGWVSIVSRHFNMFTLIALGTGVSFGFSVVSLLLPNLIPHEMRGHGHAAPLYFEAAAVIVTLVLMGQVLELRARAKTSNAIRSLLSLAPKTARRVDTNGNESDVPLDQVAVGDVLRVRPGERVPVDGAVIDGRSAIDESMITGEPIPVEKEANDLVTGGTVNGTGSFTMRAQKVGSDTLLAHIVRMVGEAQRSRAPIQRLADTVSGYFVPAVVLVAMAAFAAWMIFGPEPRLAYAMVSAVSVLIIACPCALGLATPMSIMVGVGRGASAGVLIRNAEALETFERVDTIVVDKTGTLTEGKPKVVDVRIEPSFDKRDVIATAAALERNSEHPLARAILDFARDAADGEPGSVDAFSYEPGQGVTGTLAGKRVALGNDRLMETLQINLGSVANAVDEMRGVGQTAVFVAVGGKVAGVLGIADPIKNTTKHALEELEKAGVRVVMVTGDNRRTADAVAKQLGIADVEAGVLPQAKGDIVKRLQSGGRTVAMAGDGVNDAPALALAHVGIAMGTGTDVAIESAGVTLVKGDLRGIVRARHLSRAVMRNIRQNLFLAFAYNAACVPIAAGVLYPFTGMTLSPMIAAAAMSLSSVSVISNALRLRSIDL, from the coding sequence ATGATGGACTGTTGTTCCAATACGCCGGCACGGCCCTCGATGGAACCGCCGCAGCCCGCAATCGACCCGGTCTGCGGGATGTCCGTGGACCGGAAAACCGCCAGGGGGCATTCGGACCACGCAGGCGTCGAATATTACTTTTGCAGCGTGGGATGCAAGACAAAATTTGACGCAAATCCGGAACAATACGTATCGAAATCGCCGCGCGTAGACCACAGCGTAAAGGTGGTCGATCCGGTTTGCGGGATGTCGGTCAATCCCGAGAAGGCGAAATACTCGCATGAGCACCTCGGGCAAACGCATTACTTCTGCTCGGAGTCGTGCAAGACGAAGTTTGCCGCGAACCCGAACGGATATCTGTTCAGCGTGCCACACGCACCTGCGGCCGCTAAAACCGATGGGAGCGACAGGCGAGTCTACATTTGTCCGATGGACCCGGAGGTACGGCAGATCGGGCCTGGGTCGTGTCCGAAGTGCGGGATGGCACTCGAGCCGGAGGAGATTTCGGCGGAAGAGCCGCCGAATCCCGAGTTGGACGACATGCGCCGGCGCTTTTGGATTTGCGCCGTACTCACGCTGCCACTCTTCTTTTTGAGCATGGGCGAAATGATTCCCGGTTCGCCTCTGACTGCGATACCGGCGCGGGTGATGGGCTGGATACAATGCGTCCTCGCGGCACCTGTCGTATTGTGGGGTGGCTTCCCGTTTTTCCAGCGCGGTTGGGTATCCATCGTATCGCGGCATTTCAATATGTTCACGCTGATCGCGCTGGGCACGGGCGTGTCGTTCGGGTTCAGCGTCGTGTCGCTACTCCTCCCCAATCTGATTCCGCACGAGATGCGCGGGCACGGCCACGCCGCGCCGCTGTACTTCGAGGCGGCGGCGGTGATCGTCACGCTGGTACTGATGGGTCAAGTGCTCGAACTGCGAGCGCGCGCGAAGACGTCCAACGCCATTCGCTCGCTGCTTTCGCTGGCGCCGAAGACCGCGCGCCGCGTCGATACAAACGGGAATGAGAGCGACGTGCCGCTCGATCAGGTCGCCGTGGGCGACGTATTGCGCGTGCGGCCCGGCGAACGCGTGCCGGTGGATGGCGCGGTGATCGACGGGCGCAGCGCGATTGACGAGTCAATGATTACGGGAGAACCGATTCCGGTCGAGAAAGAGGCGAACGATCTTGTGACCGGCGGTACGGTAAACGGCACCGGCAGCTTTACCATGCGCGCGCAGAAGGTCGGCTCCGATACGTTGCTCGCGCATATTGTGCGCATGGTGGGGGAGGCACAGCGCAGCCGCGCGCCGATTCAGCGTCTGGCGGATACGGTCTCGGGTTATTTCGTGCCTGCGGTGGTGCTCGTCGCAATGGCGGCGTTCGCTGCATGGATGATATTCGGGCCGGAGCCGAGGCTGGCGTACGCGATGGTCAGCGCAGTGTCCGTTCTGATCATTGCGTGTCCGTGCGCGTTGGGTCTCGCAACGCCGATGTCGATCATGGTTGGCGTGGGGCGCGGCGCGTCGGCGGGCGTGCTCATTCGCAATGCGGAAGCGTTGGAGACGTTTGAGCGGGTGGACACCATCGTGGTGGACAAGACGGGAACGCTCACGGAAGGAAAGCCGAAAGTAGTCGATGTGCGCATAGAGCCAAGCTTTGACAAGCGCGACGTCATTGCGACGGCCGCGGCGCTCGAGCGAAACAGCGAACATCCGCTGGCGCGCGCGATTCTGGACTTCGCGCGGGATGCGGCCGATGGCGAGCCTGGGAGTGTTGACGCGTTTTCGTACGAGCCGGGGCAGGGCGTGACCGGCACGCTCGCGGGCAAGCGCGTGGCTCTGGGCAACGATCGGTTGATGGAGACGCTACAAATCAATTTGGGCAGCGTTGCCAACGCCGTTGATGAAATGCGCGGCGTCGGACAAACTGCCGTGTTTGTTGCTGTAGGTGGCAAGGTCGCCGGCGTATTGGGAATTGCCGATCCGATCAAGAACACGACGAAACACGCGCTCGAAGAACTCGAGAAGGCGGGTGTCCGCGTAGTGATGGTCACCGGCGACAACCGCCGCACGGCCGATGCGGTGGCGAAGCAGTTGGGCATCGCCGATGTCGAGGCTGGTGTGTTGCCACAGGCGAAAGGCGATATCGTCAAGAGACTGCAATCCGGCGGGCGAACCGTCGCGATGGCGGGGGATGGCGTGAATGACGCGCCCGCGCTCGCGCTGGCGCATGTAGGCATCGCGATGGGTACGGGCACGGACGTGGCGATCGAGTCCGCGGGCGTGACGCTGGTGAAAGGAGACCTGCGCGGGATCGTGCGCGCGCGTCATCTGAGCCGCGCGGTGATGCGGAACATCCGGCAGAACCTGTTTCTTGCGTTCGCGTACAATGCGGCGTGTGTGCCGATTGCCGCGGGGGTCTTGTATCCATTCACGGGAATGACTCTTAGCCCCATGATCGCGGCGGCGGCGATGAGCCTGAGCAGCGTGTCGGTCATATCGAATGCGCTGCGGCTGAGGTCGATTGATCTATAA
- a CDS encoding PLP-dependent transferase produces the protein MHFKTLSIHAGQKPDATYGAVMTPIYQTSTYAFRGANEPPPFDYSRSGNPTRKALEDCIAALEGGSHGYVFGTGMAAETTFFAMYGAGDHIIVHDDLYGGTYRLLTRVIAQKGVAIDFVNLRDLAALQGAIRPETKCVWLETPTNPLMNLLDLKAIAGIAKSRGIVTACDNTFCSPYFQRPLEFGIDVVMHSTTKYLNGHSDVVGGALVTDNENLAKQIYFLQNAMGTCAGPMDCFLVLRGIKTLALRMEEHNRSALEIARWLEAHPKVEVVLHPGLESHPQHALAKKQMTGYGGTFSFNVKGDRDEAFRLVSNTKLFTLAISLGGVESLIEHPWTMTHSSMPENARAASGITQNLVRVSVGLEDVNDLIADFEQAFSHV, from the coding sequence ATGCACTTTAAGACACTCTCGATTCATGCTGGGCAAAAGCCAGACGCCACCTACGGCGCGGTGATGACGCCGATTTACCAGACGTCAACGTACGCGTTTCGCGGGGCGAACGAGCCGCCGCCGTTCGATTATTCGCGCAGCGGCAATCCCACGCGGAAGGCGCTCGAGGACTGCATTGCCGCCCTGGAAGGTGGCAGCCATGGGTACGTCTTTGGCACGGGGATGGCGGCGGAGACAACCTTCTTCGCGATGTACGGCGCGGGCGATCATATAATCGTTCATGACGATCTGTACGGCGGGACGTACCGCTTGTTGACGCGCGTAATCGCGCAGAAGGGCGTGGCGATCGATTTCGTGAATCTGCGCGATCTCGCTGCGTTGCAGGGCGCGATTCGACCGGAAACGAAATGCGTCTGGCTTGAAACTCCGACAAATCCGCTGATGAACCTGCTCGATTTGAAGGCGATCGCGGGCATCGCGAAATCGCGCGGCATTGTGACCGCGTGCGACAACACGTTCTGCTCACCGTACTTTCAGCGGCCGCTGGAATTCGGCATTGACGTCGTTATGCATTCGACCACGAAGTACCTGAACGGGCACTCGGACGTGGTGGGGGGCGCGCTGGTCACGGACAACGAGAATCTCGCCAAGCAGATATATTTTTTGCAGAACGCGATGGGCACATGCGCGGGGCCGATGGATTGTTTTCTCGTGCTGCGCGGGATCAAGACGCTCGCGCTGCGCATGGAAGAGCACAACCGCAGCGCGCTCGAGATTGCGCGCTGGCTCGAAGCGCACCCGAAGGTCGAAGTCGTGTTGCACCCCGGCCTCGAATCACACCCGCAACATGCGCTCGCCAAGAAACAGATGACGGGCTACGGGGGTACGTTTTCGTTCAACGTTAAAGGCGACCGCGACGAGGCGTTTCGATTGGTGAGTAACACGAAGCTGTTCACGCTCGCTATTTCGCTCGGCGGCGTCGAGTCGCTGATCGAACATCCTTGGACCATGACGCATTCGTCCATGCCGGAAAACGCGCGCGCGGCGTCGGGCATTACGCAGAACCTTGTGCGCGTGTCCGTCGGTCTCGAAGACGTGAACGACCTAATCGCCGATTTCGAACAGGCTTTCTCACACGTTTGA
- a CDS encoding NAD(P)H-dependent oxidoreductase encodes MPAPRILAFAGSLRAESYNKRLVKIAAKGAEAAGAQVTHLDLRDYPLPVFDEDLEKAEGMPANGRKIKDLMLTHDGWLLSCPEYNSSITAVLKNTIDWASRKEEGETPLQCFAGKAVCIMSASPGALGGLRGLVVVRMLLNNISMIVLPDQVAVPQAMNAFNADGALVDTKKQADVTKLGEKLAAFLTKHKT; translated from the coding sequence GTGCCCGCTCCCAGGATTCTCGCCTTCGCAGGAAGCCTCCGCGCGGAGTCGTACAACAAGAGGCTCGTGAAGATCGCCGCAAAAGGCGCCGAAGCCGCGGGCGCCCAGGTCACCCATCTCGACCTGCGCGACTATCCGCTACCCGTGTTCGACGAGGACTTGGAGAAGGCGGAAGGCATGCCCGCAAACGGCCGCAAGATCAAGGACCTCATGCTCACGCACGACGGCTGGCTCCTGTCCTGCCCCGAGTACAACAGCTCAATCACCGCCGTTCTGAAAAACACGATCGACTGGGCCTCGCGCAAGGAGGAAGGCGAAACGCCGCTCCAATGTTTCGCGGGCAAGGCCGTCTGCATCATGAGCGCGTCCCCCGGCGCTCTCGGCGGTCTGCGCGGACTCGTCGTCGTGCGCATGCTGCTCAATAACATCAGCATGATCGTGCTGCCGGATCAGGTCGCGGTTCCGCAGGCAATGAATGCGTTCAACGCAGATGGCGCCCTGGTCGATACGAAGAAGCAGGCAGACGTGACGAAGCTCGGCGAAAAGCTTGCCGCCTTTCTAACGAAGCACAAGACCTGA
- a CDS encoding enoyl-CoA hydratase/isomerase family protein, giving the protein MPEQLVVVEPLERDIVAITLNRPEKRNALNIPLLDALCKAIEDAHMRQARVIVLRGAGPVFCAGLDLAEAADPTNAQASAQSIAQALESVMQSRAVTIAAVHGAAVAGGAGLMSACDIVVAEEDARIGYPEVRRGLVAGLVMTVLRRQLRERDARELLLLGELVDAHRAKDVGLVNRVVPRGNAFDTALNLAGVILKGAPGALAHSKQMLNDLWPKPLENDLAWALNQHKAVRAGREAREGIAAFNEKRKPNWDTTPE; this is encoded by the coding sequence ATGCCGGAACAACTTGTCGTCGTGGAGCCGCTTGAGCGTGACATTGTTGCCATCACGCTTAACCGGCCGGAAAAACGAAATGCGCTCAACATTCCGCTGTTGGACGCGCTGTGCAAGGCGATCGAGGACGCGCATATGCGGCAGGCGCGTGTAATCGTGCTGCGCGGCGCGGGGCCGGTGTTCTGCGCGGGACTGGACCTTGCCGAGGCGGCGGACCCGACAAATGCGCAAGCGTCCGCCCAGTCGATCGCGCAGGCGCTCGAATCCGTGATGCAGTCGCGCGCGGTGACGATTGCGGCGGTGCACGGCGCGGCGGTTGCCGGCGGCGCGGGGCTCATGAGCGCGTGCGACATCGTCGTCGCCGAGGAAGACGCGAGAATCGGATACCCGGAAGTACGGCGCGGATTGGTCGCGGGGCTTGTCATGACGGTCCTGCGCCGCCAACTCCGCGAACGCGATGCGCGCGAACTGTTATTGCTCGGCGAGCTTGTCGATGCGCATCGAGCGAAGGACGTCGGCCTCGTCAATCGGGTCGTGCCGCGGGGGAACGCTTTCGATACGGCACTGAATCTTGCCGGCGTAATCCTCAAAGGCGCGCCGGGCGCGCTTGCGCACTCGAAGCAAATGCTCAACGATTTGTGGCCCAAGCCGCTCGAAAACGATCTCGCCTGGGCGCTGAATCAACACAAGGCGGTCCGGGCCGGGCGTGAAGCCCGCGAGGGCATTGCGGCGTTCAACGAAAAGCGCAAACCAAATTGGGACACTACCCCGGAGTGA